The following coding sequences are from one Kushneria phosphatilytica window:
- a CDS encoding NADPH-dependent assimilatory sulfite reductase hemoprotein subunit has translation MTDIITKLRDISFDELHPNERLKFDSSYLRGGLMAGMNDRATGAVSEADTQLTKFHGFYQQDDRDVRNERRQRKLEPLYSFMVRLRLPGGRISAAQWQTLDDVATQYANDTLRITTRQTFQYHGVFKENLRAHLKTVNDAMIDTIAACGDVNRNVTSTANPHLSAVHHQVYELAGEISAHLLPRTRAYHEIFLGEELVAGGLQEAEEQEPLYTRHYLPRKFKIGLAIPPDNELDVFTNDIAFVADVDAQGQLKGFNVAVGGGMGTTHGEPATYPRMATVIGYCTVEQTVDVAEKIMLVQRDNGNRHDRKNARLKYTVDAMGVDHFKAEVESYLGYELDAERPFEFNSTGDRLGWHQGEDDQWHYGLFIENGRIRDYPVDNPIHAGMNIKSGLRAIADIHDGDIVLTTNQNVIITCVAESNREKIDAIIDRYHMERSVSPLRQHSIACVAFPTCGLAMAESERYLPTLLDKLDGVMKDAGLENDPIVIRMTGCPNGCGRPFMAEIGFVGKAIGRYNLYLGGNDTGTRLNKMYRENIDEKTILEELTPLLHRYAGERKSGECFGDFVIRAGVIKATTQGLDFHDT, from the coding sequence ATGACCGATATCATCACCAAACTCCGTGACATCTCGTTTGATGAGCTGCATCCCAACGAGCGCTTGAAGTTCGACAGCAGTTATCTGCGCGGCGGTCTGATGGCTGGAATGAATGACCGAGCGACCGGCGCTGTCTCCGAAGCCGATACCCAGCTCACCAAGTTCCACGGCTTTTATCAGCAGGACGATCGTGATGTCCGTAACGAACGCCGTCAGCGCAAGCTGGAGCCGCTCTATTCCTTCATGGTGCGCTTGCGCCTGCCCGGCGGCCGTATCAGTGCTGCCCAGTGGCAGACACTGGATGACGTTGCCACCCAATATGCCAACGACACATTGCGCATCACGACGCGTCAGACCTTTCAGTATCATGGCGTATTCAAGGAAAATCTGCGCGCGCATCTGAAAACGGTCAATGACGCCATGATCGATACCATCGCTGCATGCGGTGATGTCAATCGTAACGTAACCTCGACGGCCAACCCGCACCTCTCGGCCGTACACCACCAGGTATATGAACTGGCTGGTGAGATCAGTGCTCACCTGCTGCCTCGCACGCGTGCCTACCACGAGATTTTTCTCGGCGAGGAACTGGTGGCCGGTGGCCTTCAGGAGGCAGAAGAGCAGGAGCCGCTCTATACTCGCCACTACCTGCCTCGCAAGTTCAAGATCGGTCTGGCGATTCCACCCGATAATGAACTTGATGTCTTTACCAACGACATCGCCTTTGTGGCCGATGTTGATGCGCAGGGACAACTCAAGGGCTTCAATGTGGCCGTGGGGGGTGGCATGGGTACCACGCATGGAGAACCGGCCACCTACCCCCGCATGGCCACCGTTATCGGCTACTGCACTGTCGAGCAGACTGTGGATGTCGCTGAGAAAATCATGCTGGTACAGCGTGACAATGGCAATCGCCATGACCGCAAGAATGCGCGCCTGAAGTACACGGTCGATGCCATGGGTGTCGATCACTTCAAGGCCGAAGTCGAAAGCTACCTCGGCTACGAGCTGGACGCGGAGCGCCCATTCGAGTTCAACTCGACCGGGGATCGACTGGGCTGGCACCAGGGCGAGGACGACCAATGGCATTATGGTCTGTTCATCGAGAACGGTCGTATTCGCGACTATCCGGTGGACAATCCCATCCACGCCGGCATGAATATCAAATCCGGCCTGCGTGCCATTGCAGATATTCACGATGGTGACATCGTTCTGACCACCAATCAGAACGTGATCATCACCTGCGTGGCCGAGTCAAACCGGGAAAAGATTGACGCTATCATTGATCGCTATCACATGGAGCGGTCGGTGTCTCCCTTGCGTCAGCACTCGATCGCCTGTGTGGCCTTCCCTACCTGCGGGCTGGCGATGGCCGAGAGCGAGCGTTATCTCCCGACCCTGCTCGACAAGCTGGATGGCGTCATGAAGGATGCCGGGCTGGAAAATGATCCGATCGTTATCCGCATGACCGGCTGCCCCAATGGCTGTGGTCGCCCTTTCATGGCCGAGATCGGTTTTGTGGGCAAGGCCATCGGCCGTTACAACCTCTATCTGGGGGGCAATGACACCGGTACCCGACTCAACAAGATGTATCGGGAAAACATCGACGAAAAGACCATTCTTGAAGAGCTTACCCCCCTGCTGCACCGCTATGCCGGTGAACGCAAGAGTGGTGAATGTTTCGGTGATTTCGTGATTCGTGCCGGTGTGATCAAGGCAACCACTCAGGGGCTCGACTTCCACGACACCTGA
- the nfo gene encoding deoxyribonuclease IV yields MKYIGAHVSAAGGPDRAVARAHEIDATAFALFTKNQRQWRGKPLTEEVIAAFRQAMTTYGYTSAQVLPHDSYLINLGHPEAEGLAKSRAAFLDEMQRCEQLGLTLLNFHPGSHLRRISERECLKIIAESINDALSRTRGITAVIENTAGQGSNLGYRFEQLAEIIEQVEDRSRIGVCIDTCHAFAAGYDLRTSETTRATLDEFERTVGFGYLRGMHLNDAKSTLGSRLDRHHSLGQGHIGSDGFATLMQDGRIQGIPMILETIDPDLWPEEIAWLKRQAGMPSTVSTS; encoded by the coding sequence ATGAAGTATATCGGAGCGCATGTCAGCGCTGCGGGCGGTCCCGACCGCGCCGTGGCACGAGCTCATGAAATCGATGCCACGGCTTTTGCCCTGTTTACCAAAAACCAGCGTCAATGGCGCGGCAAGCCATTGACCGAGGAGGTCATCGCCGCCTTTCGTCAGGCCATGACCACTTACGGCTACACGTCGGCGCAGGTGCTGCCTCACGATAGCTACCTGATCAATCTGGGCCACCCCGAGGCTGAGGGACTTGCCAAATCACGCGCGGCCTTTCTTGATGAGATGCAACGCTGCGAGCAGCTCGGACTGACCCTGTTGAATTTCCATCCCGGCAGTCACCTGAGACGTATCAGTGAACGCGAGTGCCTGAAAATCATTGCCGAATCGATCAATGACGCTCTTTCACGTACCCGGGGTATTACTGCAGTCATCGAGAATACGGCCGGTCAGGGCAGCAACCTGGGCTATCGCTTCGAGCAGCTTGCCGAAATCATCGAACAGGTCGAAGACCGTTCTCGGATAGGTGTCTGCATTGATACCTGCCATGCCTTTGCTGCCGGTTACGATCTGCGTACCTCTGAAACCACTCGCGCAACGCTGGATGAATTCGAACGTACAGTCGGCTTTGGCTATCTGCGCGGTATGCACCTCAACGATGCCAAAAGTACCCTGGGCAGTCGACTGGACCGACATCACAGTCTGGGCCAGGGCCATATCGGCAGCGATGGTTTCGCTACGCTCATGCAGGATGGGCGCATTCAGGGCATCCCCATGATTCTGGAAACCATTGATCCCGACCTCTGGCCCGAGGAAATCGCCTGGCTGAAGAGACAGGCCGGAATGCCATCAACAGTGAGTACCTCATGA
- a CDS encoding zinc-dependent alcohol dehydrogenase: MKALTWHGTHDVRVDNVPDPELQDARDAIIRVTATAICGSDLHLYNGLMAGMQSGDVLGHEFMGEVVETGSAVSNLKKGDRVVVPFTIACGDCFFCNSRLYSLCDNSNPNAEDAAAVMGHSPSALFGYSHLLGGIPGGQAEYVRVPYADVGPLKVESDFSDEQLLFLSDIYPTGYMAADNADISPGDTVAVWGCGPVGQFSIRSAWMLGAGRVIAIDRVPERLKMAEEKSGAEVINFEQENVYERLLEMTKGYGPDGCIDAVGAEAHGQGDPEAERRSPDSGEANHPLALNEMIMSCRKGGHLSLPGVYTDKVDGFAIQALMNKSLAVKSGQTHMHAYMPALLRTIEQDLIDPSYIITHRHKLSDAAKAYEHFNAKQDGCIKVVMTP; encoded by the coding sequence ATGAAAGCACTGACATGGCATGGCACCCATGACGTACGCGTCGACAATGTACCCGATCCCGAACTTCAGGATGCCCGTGACGCCATCATTCGAGTCACGGCGACAGCCATCTGCGGTTCCGATCTGCACCTTTACAATGGCCTCATGGCCGGTATGCAATCCGGTGATGTACTGGGCCATGAATTCATGGGTGAGGTCGTCGAAACCGGCTCGGCAGTCAGTAATCTGAAAAAGGGTGATCGAGTCGTGGTTCCCTTCACCATCGCCTGCGGGGACTGTTTTTTCTGCAACAGCCGACTGTACTCGCTTTGCGACAACAGCAACCCCAATGCCGAGGATGCTGCAGCGGTCATGGGGCATTCACCCTCGGCGCTGTTCGGCTATTCCCACCTGCTCGGCGGCATCCCCGGCGGTCAGGCCGAATACGTACGCGTCCCCTACGCCGATGTCGGTCCATTGAAAGTTGAATCGGATTTCAGCGACGAACAATTGCTGTTTCTGTCCGACATCTACCCTACCGGTTATATGGCTGCCGATAATGCCGATATCTCGCCCGGTGACACGGTGGCCGTCTGGGGTTGCGGGCCTGTCGGACAGTTTTCCATTCGCAGTGCCTGGATGTTGGGAGCAGGTCGCGTGATCGCCATTGACCGCGTGCCCGAACGGCTGAAGATGGCCGAGGAAAAATCCGGTGCCGAGGTCATCAACTTCGAGCAGGAGAACGTTTACGAGCGGTTGCTGGAAATGACCAAAGGTTATGGCCCGGATGGCTGCATCGATGCCGTGGGCGCCGAAGCACACGGCCAGGGTGATCCCGAGGCCGAACGGCGCTCACCCGATTCCGGCGAGGCCAATCATCCGCTGGCACTCAACGAGATGATCATGAGTTGCCGCAAGGGCGGCCATCTATCCCTGCCGGGCGTCTATACCGACAAGGTCGATGGTTTCGCCATTCAGGCGCTGATGAACAAATCGTTGGCGGTCAAGAGTGGGCAGACTCATATGCACGCCTATATGCCGGCTCTGTTGCGCACCATTGAGCAGGATCTGATCGATCCTTCATACATCATCACGCATCGTCACAAGCTGAGTGATGCTGCCAAAGCCTATGAGCACTTCAATGCCAAGCAGGATGGCTGCATCAAGGTCGTCATGACACCCTGA
- a CDS encoding cupin domain-containing protein, with protein MDHIKALIEHYALEPHPEGGYFAQVYRGHGQVTSPVHGEVRASATHIYFLLPGNEKSRFHRVLHDELWQVYEGAPLRLVRGDGTQFEALVIGPGCPDHFAVVEGGQWQGAESTGAYTLCGCTVAPGFEFDDFTLMTSDMAARLPKAWRHLA; from the coding sequence ATGGACCACATCAAAGCACTGATTGAGCATTACGCACTTGAGCCTCACCCGGAAGGCGGTTATTTCGCGCAGGTCTATCGCGGTCATGGGCAGGTGACTTCGCCAGTACATGGCGAAGTCCGTGCCAGTGCGACACACATTTACTTTCTGTTGCCCGGTAACGAGAAAAGTCGTTTTCACAGGGTATTGCACGATGAATTGTGGCAGGTCTACGAAGGCGCGCCCCTGCGACTGGTGCGCGGCGATGGTACGCAGTTCGAGGCACTTGTGATCGGTCCCGGTTGTCCCGATCATTTTGCCGTGGTTGAGGGTGGCCAGTGGCAGGGCGCTGAAAGCACCGGCGCCTATACACTATGCGGTTGCACAGTGGCGCCGGGCTTCGAGTTCGATGACTTCACCCTGATGACAAGCGATATGGCGGCCCGGTTGCCGAAGGCCTGGCGACATCTAGCCTGA
- the mdoH gene encoding glucans biosynthesis glucosyltransferase MdoH yields the protein MVDQDSYRSPARTYLERLALGTRSLSDRRQLLGMAEQDLSFEQVHAELGGGRVVQDDPASASVLRRLELAYGSQPLAPPEVLTSDRSGRVCLKTMPPISRTPLAPQPWTTSPFKRIAKGIQLRRGTRQRRQRKRSGPEAPSQPRWQMVGSIRRWTLVILTLAQSAMAAWYMSTVLPYQGARLLEVVELVLFALLFCWVSSGFWTALMGFFQLLKGRDRYSISASAAGDEPIGEEARTAIVMPICNEDVKRVFAGLKATYESVQRTGYGDRFEFHVLSDTYDPDLAVEENHAWLRLCREVGGFGRIFYRRRQRRVKRKSGNIDDFCRRFGARYRYMVVLDADSVMSGSCLKRLVQLMEANPDAGIIQSAPMAAGGTNLYARMQQFATRVYGPLFTAGLHFWQLGESHYWGHNAIIRVEPFMYYCSLAPLPGKGSLSGEILSHDFVEAALMRRAGWGVWIAYDLPGSYEEMPPNLLDELQRDRRWCQGNIMNFRLFLVRGMHPVHRAVFLTGVMSYLSAPLWFLFLALSTTLLALHTMTTPQYFTEPMQLFPSWPEWHPGRAVALFSTTMTLLFLPKILSVLLICIKGARDYGGSARVVLSMIIESLVSMLLAPVRMLFHTRFVLMALLGIEVKWKSPDRESSDTPWREAARRHGGQTLLGIAWTLFVLWLDPLFLLWLWPIVGALMLSIPVSVMTSKVGLGLGARRIRMFLIPEEARTPRELRSTRHNVRFAQRRPPAPGFIESVVNPIDNALACAMGVARHGHSEAIESSRQAQVRHALVGGPEGLSNKDRLLLLDDPVMLSRLHYQVWGRSDRYPAWLEAAYADQPEPWFS from the coding sequence ATGGTTGATCAGGACTCTTACCGCAGCCCGGCGCGGACCTATCTCGAGCGCCTCGCGCTCGGGACCCGCAGCCTGAGTGACAGACGCCAATTGCTTGGCATGGCCGAGCAGGATCTGTCGTTTGAACAGGTGCACGCTGAACTCGGCGGTGGCCGAGTGGTTCAGGATGATCCGGCCAGTGCTTCGGTGCTGCGCCGGCTGGAACTGGCCTATGGTTCCCAGCCCCTGGCCCCGCCGGAAGTGCTCACCAGTGATCGCAGTGGGCGGGTATGTCTGAAAACCATGCCGCCCATCAGTCGTACGCCGCTTGCCCCACAACCCTGGACGACCAGCCCGTTCAAGCGTATTGCGAAAGGGATTCAGCTGCGTCGTGGCACCCGTCAGCGTCGTCAGCGCAAGCGCAGCGGCCCTGAAGCCCCGAGTCAGCCACGCTGGCAGATGGTGGGCTCGATACGTCGCTGGACGCTGGTCATATTGACCCTGGCTCAGAGCGCCATGGCAGCCTGGTACATGAGTACGGTGCTGCCTTATCAGGGGGCGCGTCTGCTGGAAGTGGTCGAGCTGGTGCTGTTTGCACTGTTGTTTTGCTGGGTCTCGTCCGGTTTCTGGACAGCGCTCATGGGCTTCTTTCAGTTGCTCAAGGGGCGTGACCGATACAGTATCTCGGCTTCTGCTGCCGGGGATGAGCCGATCGGCGAAGAGGCGCGTACCGCCATTGTGATGCCGATCTGCAATGAAGACGTCAAGCGAGTCTTTGCCGGTCTCAAGGCGACCTACGAATCGGTGCAGCGTACCGGTTACGGTGATCGGTTCGAATTTCACGTACTCAGTGATACCTACGATCCCGATCTGGCCGTTGAGGAAAATCACGCGTGGTTGCGCCTTTGCCGTGAGGTAGGGGGATTCGGCCGCATCTTCTACCGGCGCCGTCAGCGTCGAGTGAAGCGCAAGAGCGGCAATATCGATGATTTCTGTCGCCGCTTCGGTGCCAGGTACCGCTATATGGTGGTACTTGATGCCGATAGCGTGATGAGCGGTTCCTGTCTCAAACGTCTGGTTCAGCTGATGGAGGCCAATCCGGATGCCGGCATCATTCAGTCGGCGCCGATGGCGGCCGGAGGGACCAATCTTTATGCGCGCATGCAGCAATTTGCCACTCGCGTCTATGGTCCGCTGTTTACTGCAGGGCTGCACTTCTGGCAGTTGGGTGAGTCGCACTACTGGGGACACAACGCGATTATTCGTGTTGAACCTTTCATGTATTACTGCTCGCTGGCGCCGCTGCCTGGCAAGGGGTCGCTTTCCGGGGAGATTCTCTCGCACGACTTTGTCGAAGCTGCACTGATGCGTCGTGCCGGGTGGGGCGTCTGGATTGCCTATGACCTGCCGGGCAGTTACGAGGAAATGCCGCCCAATCTGCTCGATGAGTTGCAACGTGATCGGCGTTGGTGTCAGGGCAATATCATGAACTTCCGGCTGTTTCTGGTCCGCGGCATGCACCCGGTGCACCGGGCCGTGTTCCTGACCGGCGTAATGTCCTATCTCTCGGCGCCCCTCTGGTTTCTGTTTCTGGCACTATCCACCACGCTGCTGGCGTTGCATACCATGACGACGCCACAGTATTTCACTGAACCCATGCAGCTCTTTCCGAGCTGGCCGGAGTGGCATCCTGGCAGGGCTGTAGCGCTGTTTTCTACCACCATGACGCTGCTGTTTCTGCCCAAGATCCTCAGTGTGCTGCTGATTTGTATCAAGGGAGCTCGCGATTACGGCGGTAGTGCCCGAGTCGTGCTCTCGATGATTATCGAATCGCTGGTATCCATGCTATTGGCGCCGGTACGTATGCTGTTTCATACCCGTTTTGTGCTTATGGCGCTGCTGGGTATCGAAGTGAAGTGGAAGTCGCCCGATCGCGAGAGCAGCGATACACCCTGGCGTGAAGCTGCCCGACGCCATGGTGGTCAGACCCTGCTGGGGATTGCCTGGACGTTGTTCGTTCTCTGGCTTGATCCACTGTTCCTGCTCTGGCTGTGGCCAATCGTTGGCGCGCTGATGCTGTCGATTCCCGTTTCGGTAATGACCAGCAAGGTTGGACTGGGACTGGGCGCCCGTCGTATACGGATGTTTCTGATTCCCGAAGAGGCCCGGACACCACGTGAGCTTCGCTCGACGCGACACAACGTTCGTTTTGCGCAGCGCCGTCCGCCGGCACCAGGCTTTATCGAGAGTGTGGTCAATCCCATCGACAATGCACTGGCCTGTGCGATGGGGGTAGCGCGTCATGGACATTCGGAAGCCATTGAGTCCAGCCGTCAGGCGCAGGTTCGCCATGCCCTGGTCGGTGGTCCCGAAGGGCTTTCCAACAAGGATCGTCTGCTCCTGCTGGATGATCCGGTCATGCTGTCGCGGCTGCATTATCAGGTATGGGGGCGCAGTGATCGCTATCCGGCCTGGCTGGAAGCGGCCTATGCCGATCAACCGGAGCCCTGGTTCAGCTAG
- a CDS encoding formate/nitrite transporter family protein → MAEEENRHAGEHFEAGVEHSEEHNSDSPAPPMNPESNDPEKNREAEQEAAQELPSQAAAVHQRLRIDGQKELSRDSMALLWSAIAAGISMSFSMVARGLLHAHLPPTDLGFLIECLGYTVGFVVVILARQQLFTENTVTAVLPVMSHPTLSSCWHLGRLWGVVLFGNIVGAGLAAFTFKHMPMFDATTQAAFVEIGEHVMANTTGEMFSKGILAGWMIATLVWVIPSADQAKLWVIILITYVMALGNFTHIIVGSSEALYLALSGNASWEDVVFHFGLPTLAGNIIGGTFIFALISHAQIRGDLEAQRERKQGLIQRRHPIRAGLKKGGQAARNTTQKDAGEDRSG, encoded by the coding sequence ATGGCAGAAGAGGAAAATCGTCACGCCGGGGAACATTTCGAGGCGGGTGTAGAGCACAGCGAAGAGCATAATAGCGACTCTCCTGCCCCACCCATGAATCCGGAATCGAATGATCCGGAAAAGAATCGTGAAGCTGAACAGGAAGCCGCTCAGGAACTGCCCTCCCAGGCTGCTGCAGTCCACCAGCGCTTGCGCATAGATGGTCAAAAGGAACTCTCCCGGGATTCCATGGCTCTGCTCTGGTCGGCCATTGCAGCAGGCATTTCGATGAGCTTTTCGATGGTTGCGCGAGGCCTGCTACACGCCCACCTGCCGCCGACAGACCTGGGTTTCCTGATTGAATGCCTGGGTTACACGGTCGGGTTTGTGGTCGTCATTCTGGCGCGTCAGCAACTGTTTACCGAAAACACGGTTACTGCCGTGCTACCGGTCATGAGCCATCCTACGCTGAGCAGTTGCTGGCATCTGGGCAGGCTGTGGGGGGTGGTACTGTTTGGCAATATTGTCGGCGCCGGGCTGGCGGCCTTTACCTTCAAGCATATGCCGATGTTCGACGCTACCACCCAGGCAGCCTTTGTCGAAATCGGCGAGCATGTCATGGCCAACACAACCGGTGAAATGTTCAGCAAGGGTATTCTGGCAGGCTGGATGATTGCCACCCTGGTCTGGGTCATACCATCAGCCGATCAGGCCAAGCTATGGGTCATCATCCTGATCACCTATGTCATGGCCCTGGGCAATTTCACCCATATTATCGTGGGCTCCAGCGAGGCGCTCTATCTGGCCCTGAGCGGAAACGCCAGCTGGGAAGATGTCGTTTTCCACTTTGGCTTGCCCACACTTGCCGGCAACATCATTGGCGGGACCTTTATTTTCGCGCTGATCAGTCATGCTCAGATCAGAGGCGATCTGGAAGCTCAGCGCGAACGCAAACAGGGGCTGATCCAGCGTCGACACCCCATCCGAGCCGGCCTGAAAAAGGGAGGACAGGCCGCACGCAATACAACGCAGAAAGATGCAGGGGAAGACCGTTCAGGCTAG
- a CDS encoding glucan biosynthesis protein G, with product MIVTSTPTLVRRDGSPFRRYAALALGFMTLISAQSVFAFGFDDVTEKAKSLADQGYNAPQSNLPDSLKTLQYQKYSQVQFKSQYSLWRGDKLPFDLAFFHEGMHYDLPVTINEVVGDNVSKLHYEPQQFDFGNSGIDPSSLPDDLGYAGFKVNYALQSDNKQEVMAFLGASYFRVVGAHQRYGVSARGLAIDTALSSGEEFPRFTTFWVVKPDKGDKYLTIYALLDSPSATGAYRFVLRPGQDSVVDVKSKLFLRRQVTKLGIAPLTSMYLYGPAQPSESLNFRPAIHDSNGLLVNAAQGDWLWHTLMNPKKLMVSTYPADNPRGFGLMQRNHEFDGYQDLQDRYDLRPSAWIEPQGSWGKGQVELVEIPTPNETNDNIVSYWRPTGDLPTDQGLEFDYRINWTKNEARYHTADLGWVAQARRSQGETRQDNLVRKTDDSTMFVLDFVGPEMKSLDDNDGVKADVTLGDNGNLVRSSVEPNPAMGGYRLKLSVKAKDASKPVDIRALLRNGQDQPLTETWSYTLPANG from the coding sequence GTGATCGTAACTTCCACCCCGACACTTGTTCGCAGGGATGGTTCGCCATTTCGACGCTACGCAGCGCTGGCACTCGGTTTCATGACACTGATTTCCGCCCAGAGCGTATTCGCTTTCGGGTTTGACGATGTCACCGAGAAAGCCAAATCACTGGCGGATCAGGGCTATAATGCTCCCCAGAGCAATCTGCCGGATTCATTGAAGACCCTGCAGTATCAGAAATATTCCCAGGTTCAATTCAAGTCTCAGTACTCGCTATGGCGTGGTGACAAGCTGCCCTTCGATCTGGCCTTCTTTCATGAAGGCATGCACTACGATCTGCCGGTGACCATCAACGAAGTGGTTGGTGATAATGTCAGCAAACTGCACTATGAACCGCAGCAGTTCGATTTTGGCAATTCCGGGATCGATCCTTCGAGTCTGCCTGATGACCTGGGCTATGCCGGTTTCAAGGTCAATTATGCGTTGCAGTCCGATAACAAACAGGAAGTCATGGCGTTTCTTGGCGCCAGCTATTTCCGGGTTGTCGGTGCACATCAACGCTATGGTGTTTCCGCTCGCGGGCTGGCCATTGATACGGCACTCTCCTCGGGAGAGGAGTTTCCGCGTTTCACAACCTTCTGGGTGGTCAAACCCGACAAGGGCGACAAGTATCTGACCATCTATGCGCTGCTGGATTCGCCGAGCGCAACCGGTGCCTATCGCTTTGTATTGCGTCCCGGTCAGGATAGCGTTGTTGACGTGAAGTCGAAGCTGTTCCTGCGCCGTCAGGTAACCAAGCTGGGTATTGCACCGCTGACCAGCATGTACCTGTATGGGCCGGCTCAGCCCAGTGAAAGCCTCAACTTCCGACCTGCCATCCATGACTCCAATGGGCTGTTGGTCAATGCCGCCCAGGGTGACTGGCTGTGGCATACCCTGATGAATCCGAAGAAACTGATGGTGTCGACCTACCCGGCCGATAATCCGCGTGGCTTCGGACTGATGCAGCGCAATCACGAGTTTGATGGTTATCAGGATCTGCAGGATCGATATGATCTGCGGCCCAGTGCCTGGATTGAGCCACAGGGGAGCTGGGGCAAGGGGCAGGTAGAGCTGGTCGAAATCCCCACGCCCAATGAAACCAACGATAATATCGTCTCCTACTGGCGCCCGACCGGTGATCTGCCGACCGATCAGGGCCTTGAATTCGATTACCGCATCAACTGGACCAAAAACGAAGCGCGCTATCACACCGCTGATCTGGGATGGGTGGCTCAGGCACGTCGCTCGCAGGGTGAGACTCGACAGGATAATCTGGTCCGCAAGACAGACGACAGCACCATGTTCGTGCTGGACTTTGTTGGCCCTGAAATGAAATCACTTGATGATAATGATGGGGTCAAGGCCGATGTCACTCTCGGTGATAATGGCAATCTGGTGCGTTCGAGTGTTGAGCCCAATCCTGCCATGGGTGGGTATCGACTCAAACTGAGCGTCAAGGCGAAGGACGCTTCCAAACCGGTCGATATCCGGGCGTTGTTACGCAATGGTCAGGATCAGCCGCTGACTGAAACATGGAGCTACACGCTGCCTGCCAATGGTTGA